The window TCAATCTTGACTCGAGGCTGGCCGTTGTCGCCGCGAACCACCTGGTAGGTGGAGTGCTTGACTGCCGAGCCGCTCTCATCAAACTTCTGACCCATGTAGCGTTTGATGGATGAAACCGTCTTCTCCGGGTTGGTGATGGCCTGTCGCTTGGCCACAGAGCCGACGAGTCGCTCGCCGTCCTTTCCGAACCCGACCACCGATGGGGTGGTGCGATTTCCTTCTTCATTCACGATGACTGCGGGCTTCTCGCCCTCCATTACGGCAACAACCGAGTTGGTTGTCCCAAGGTC is drawn from Acidimicrobiales bacterium and contains these coding sequences:
- a CDS encoding Hsp70 family protein encodes the protein MGKIIGIDLGTTNSVVAVMEGEKPAVIVNEEGNRTTPSVVGFGKDGERLVGSVAKRQAITNPEKTVSSIKRYMGQKFDESGSAVKHSTYQVVRGDNGQPRVKI